In one Lolium rigidum isolate FL_2022 chromosome 3, APGP_CSIRO_Lrig_0.1, whole genome shotgun sequence genomic region, the following are encoded:
- the LOC124702446 gene encoding uncharacterized protein LOC124702446 isoform X3 has product MHYQVVLSLTSTVPGSCLQIPKVESMALGVLPAPPIDAEVLTAHPASIDPAEVPSSSHNLARRFVRHFRWHNYSAQLSRILLTYYHGPEGLAGWCASCGFHSAFASYFFEWDGNGALQETWPQIKRFSHPNVLLKMIQFGLAASPGYNYSF; this is encoded by the exons ATGCATTACCAA GTAGTACTAAGCCTGACTTCAACTGTTCCTGGTTCATGCTTGCAAATTCCCAAGGTTGAATCGATGGCCTTGGGTGTTCTGCCGGCTCCACCCATCGATGCAGAGGTGCTGACAGCACACCCAGCATCAATAGATCCTGCAGAAGTACCATCATCCTCCCACAATTTG GCCAGGCGCTTCGTCCGACATTTTCGTTGGCACAACTACTCTGCCCAACTCTCGAGGATCTTACTGACATATTATCATGGACCAGAAG GTCTTGCGGGGTGGTGTGCTTCATGTGGTTTCCACTCTGCCTTCGCTTCTTACTTCTTTGAATGGGATGGGAATGGTGCATTGCAGGAGACTTGGCCTCAAATCAAAAG ATTTTCTCATCCAAATGTGCTGTTGAAAATGATTCAATTTGGGCTTGC